AGGTATCTACGGATTCGATTTTCAAGTCCAAGTTGGAAAGTAGATTGTTCTTCCCGGAGAAAACATCGACTCTATGTTTTCCGAAATCAACCGCGTAGAAAGAACCGGTCGGATCGATATTTACGGCAAACGGACGATTTAACACCCGATATACTCCCTTTTTGTCTCTGAATCTGGGAAGTAGTTTCCATTCTCCCATTTCCAGGGAATAGGACCAAATGCCGGTTAGTTCATCCGTCACGTACATTTCATTTTCCAAAATGCGTATGTTTCTGGGACGTTTCCATTCCTGTTTTGTGATCTTTGACAGTAAATTTCCGTCAAAATCAAAAACCAGAATGCGAACATTATCCTTATCCACCACATAGATCTTGTCTTGATAAACAAAAATCCCTGCAGGGTTTTTCAAAAATGTATCATCACTTCCATTCCACGCGAATTCAAAAGAGCCGTTTGAATTGAATTTCTGAATTCTGTTGTTTCCCGAATCGGAAACATAAAAATTCCCCGATGTGTCGAATGCGATTCCCGCAGGGCCGTGAAAACTTCCCTGATTGCTACCCGGGCCGCCTATAGTATTTAATAATTTTCCTTTCAGATTAAAAACCAAAACTTCATCCCTTGCAAAATCACATACGTATAACTTTTGTTTGTGATAAGCAAGAGAAACGGGTTTTTCCAATCTTTTGGTGATACTTCCTTTCCAATTGGAAACAGGCTCTCCGTTTGCATTGAATTGAACGATATTGGAAGTATCAAAACCGGCTATATAGAAAAAACCGTCTTCATCGAAAGCTATGTCCACCGGATTTCGAAATCTATTTCCCCGAAACTGATCACCATCCAAAGTTTTGAAAAAGATTCTCTCCAAAGAAGAACTTCCGCCGGCGATATTCAATCGGAGGGATTCGATTTTAGTTTGGAGTAGTAGGTCCGATTTTCTTTGAGTGGAAAGAATTTCCAACTCTTCGAGAGATTGTTCCCATTCACCTAACAAAAAGTAATTGTTTGCAAGTTCCAAACGTGCCAGGTGGAAATCTTTTTTCAAGGAAACCGATTTTTGAAATCTCTCTTTTGCTGCGGAATATTTTTTTAGGTTTTTATAAGTTAAACCTTTTTTAAATTCCTCTTTTGCGGCTTCTTCGCCCAATTGAAAATTAGGAAAATCAATGGATGCGATTTGGGTCGAAACGAATAGAAATAAGATAAAAATGATCCGTTTCAAATTCTAAGCTCCCCTCCCTATCTAATGGGACATAATTTGCGCGTCAATCTCTTACTCGCTCAATTCTTTCAAAACTTACCTAGATCTTGTTTATTCTCGACAGATTCCCCGATTTTCCCAGACTGGAAATGCCTTTATGTCCCCTGAATTGATCGAAAAAGAGGTAAAGCGTCGCAAAACGTTTGCCATCATTGCGCACCCCGATGCGGGAAAAACCACGCTTACAGAGAAATTATTGCTCTATGGGGGAGCGATCCAGCTTGCCGGAGCTGTAAAGGCCCGCAAAGAAGGGAAGGCTGCCACTTCCGATTGGATGGCAATGGAAAAAGAGAGAGGGATCTCCATCACATCGGCAGCTCTTCAATTTGAATACAACAACTCCATTTTAAATCTACTGGACACTCCGGGCCACGAAGACTTTTCCGAGGACACATACAGAACCTTAATGGCAGCCGATACAGCCGTAATGGTATTGGATGCAGGAAAAGGGGTAGAGCCGCAGACTGTAAAATTGTTCCGGGTCTGTAGGGATCGTGGAATTCCCATCATCACATTTATCAATAAAATGGATCGCCCCACAAAAGACCTGTATGCTCTTTTGGATGAGATCGAAAAGGTATTGGGAATCAAAGCAGTGCCTGATGTTTGGCCTTTGGGAACCGGATACGATTTTAAGGGAGTTTACGACTTACGCGAAAGACAACTTCATCTTTTTGACAGAACCCCCGGAGGAAAACAAAAGGCTGCGTTCCGTGTTTCGGGACCGAATGACAAAAGTCTCGACGAACAATTCGATGCGGAGATCGTTTCCGCATTCAGAGAACAGATTGATTTGGTGGAAAATGGAATCGGCTCCGTCGATCCGACCGCATTTTTAGTCGGCAGAGAAACGCCAGTTTACTTCGGTTCGGCGGTAAATAATTTTGGTATCGAATTATTTTTAAATAAATTTTTACAATTGGCGCCTGCTCCGGATCATATTCCCCTTCGTGACGGTAATTTACTGGATCCCGTAAATTCTCCTTTCAGCGCATTCGTTTTTAAAGTACAGGCAAACATGAATAAGGCGCATAGGGATAGAATCGCTTTTTTAAGAGTTTGTTCCGGCGTCTTCGAACGCGGGTTAAATGTAAATCACAACCGTTTGGACAAACAGGTGAAATTATCATCCTCATTTGCATTTTTCGGCCAGGATCGTAACACAGTGGATTTGGCTTATCCGGGAGATATCATAGGTCTTGTAAATCCTGGAACATTTAAAATCGGAGATATTCTATCTTCTGGAAATG
The nucleotide sequence above comes from Leptospira kobayashii. Encoded proteins:
- a CDS encoding NHL repeat-containing protein; the protein is MKRIIFILFLFVSTQIASIDFPNFQLGEEAAKEEFKKGLTYKNLKKYSAAKERFQKSVSLKKDFHLARLELANNYFLLGEWEQSLEELEILSTQRKSDLLLQTKIESLRLNIAGGSSSLERIFFKTLDGDQFRGNRFRNPVDIAFDEDGFFYIAGFDTSNIVQFNANGEPVSNWKGSITKRLEKPVSLAYHKQKLYVCDFARDEVLVFNLKGKLLNTIGGPGSNQGSFHGPAGIAFDTSGNFYVSDSGNNRIQKFNSNGSFEFAWNGSDDTFLKNPAGIFVYQDKIYVVDKDNVRILVFDFDGNLLSKITKQEWKRPRNIRILENEMYVTDELTGIWSYSLEMGEWKLLPRFRDKKGVYRVLNRPFAVNIDPTGSFYAVDFGKHRVDVFSGKNNLLSNLDLKIESVDTSEFPNIHIYTRLRNRAGKEIIGVDRLAFRVYENDNMTPLFSLAKKEKLNEKMNLAFVYENSEILGKSEGLLNDSLIPFFRSLTEWDNISLFRAGKDSNLIIPSTKSQKEILAKIRDSKKEENFNFGKSAISALNQLTMNIGPRILVFLVASESKESHFLQYSKSRIVDYAKAHSIPIFVLSTSSSPSVKKSWVDITEPTNGKFIVLDGEGEERNLYSIFRSYFDYRYILSYKTDINPELVDRYIKLVVDVDYRGVKGKDLGGYFVPYEN
- a CDS encoding peptide chain release factor 3; this encodes MSPELIEKEVKRRKTFAIIAHPDAGKTTLTEKLLLYGGAIQLAGAVKARKEGKAATSDWMAMEKERGISITSAALQFEYNNSILNLLDTPGHEDFSEDTYRTLMAADTAVMVLDAGKGVEPQTVKLFRVCRDRGIPIITFINKMDRPTKDLYALLDEIEKVLGIKAVPDVWPLGTGYDFKGVYDLRERQLHLFDRTPGGKQKAAFRVSGPNDKSLDEQFDAEIVSAFREQIDLVENGIGSVDPTAFLVGRETPVYFGSAVNNFGIELFLNKFLQLAPAPDHIPLRDGNLLDPVNSPFSAFVFKVQANMNKAHRDRIAFLRVCSGVFERGLNVNHNRLDKQVKLSSSFAFFGQDRNTVDLAYPGDIIGLVNPGTFKIGDILSSGNAPMLRPLPSFAPELFATISCKDTLQLKSFKKGLDQLAEEGILHLFTSRTIGGGVPIIGAMGKLQFEVFQRRLKDEYAADTNLHVLPYGISRWISFADRAKVPSNANLVEDMHGNAALLFDTEWDMNYFQKNNEDIDLLASPPYQD